In Mesorhizobium sp. 113-3-3, a genomic segment contains:
- a CDS encoding FAD binding domain-containing protein has product MYSVNYHRAASVADAAKLAKSGDTKLLSGGMTLIPAMKTRLAAPSDLVDLSRIKEMQGIKVSGKMVTIGAATTHFDVSNDEKLRKACPALAHLASLIGDPAVRYKGTIGGSIANNDPAADYPAALLALGATIVTNKREISAEKFFKGLFETALKDGEIITAVSFTAPAKAAYEKFRNPASRYAIVGVFVAKGKDGVSVAVTGAGDDGVFRSKEIEAALAKNFDAASLAGVKVPAKNLMSDIHASADYRANLIAVMAKRAVAAANA; this is encoded by the coding sequence ATGTATTCGGTCAACTATCACCGTGCCGCCTCGGTCGCGGATGCCGCCAAGCTCGCGAAAAGCGGCGATACCAAGCTGCTCTCCGGCGGCATGACGCTCATACCCGCCATGAAGACGCGACTGGCGGCTCCTTCCGATCTCGTCGATCTGTCGCGCATCAAGGAGATGCAGGGCATCAAGGTGTCGGGAAAGATGGTCACCATCGGCGCGGCTACCACGCATTTCGACGTCTCCAACGACGAGAAGCTGCGCAAGGCCTGCCCGGCGCTTGCCCATCTGGCGTCGCTGATCGGTGATCCGGCGGTGCGCTACAAGGGCACGATCGGCGGTTCGATCGCCAACAACGATCCGGCGGCCGACTATCCGGCCGCACTTCTGGCCCTGGGCGCCACCATCGTCACCAACAAGCGCGAGATATCTGCCGAAAAGTTCTTCAAGGGCCTGTTCGAGACGGCCTTGAAGGATGGCGAGATCATCACGGCAGTTAGCTTCACGGCTCCGGCAAAGGCTGCGTACGAAAAATTCCGCAACCCGGCCTCGCGCTACGCGATCGTCGGCGTGTTCGTGGCCAAGGGCAAGGACGGCGTCAGCGTCGCCGTCACCGGCGCCGGCGACGACGGCGTCTTCCGCTCGAAGGAGATCGAGGCAGCGCTGGCGAAGAATTTCGACGCCGCATCGCTCGCCGGCGTGAAAGTGCCGGCGAAGAACCTGATGAGCGACATCCACGCCTCCGCCGACTACCGCGCCAACCTGATCGCGGTCATGGCCAAGCGCGCGGTGGCTGCAGCCAACGCCTGA
- a CDS encoding acyltransferase family protein — protein MSEITATQMVPSRSVLDRSARTRLAYLDGWRGLSIALVLIGHFFPVPGINLGVLGVEFFFVLSGRLMAEILFIERYPLKKFFKRRFSRIYPALLVFVVIAMIALSGTFIAFKWKAALTALTFTYNYAGILVTRAGALDHIWSLCVEEHAYIILALISALVSSRNRVIPLLLTLALLAMVNGAVSYWVFKLDYEATYWRTDVHIASILLSASICLLKAEGRLPAWLKGPYVALAAATAAVILFMDPVPTPIHYLLAVPLLALSVNALDFSTAIFSNLLSSWPMATLGLWSYSLYLWQQPFYKFVYEQGISPWPMLAAVFACALCSYYLVERPAREWLNRNW, from the coding sequence ATGTCCGAAATTACCGCGACCCAGATGGTTCCGTCACGATCCGTACTCGACAGATCGGCCAGGACAAGACTGGCCTATCTCGATGGCTGGCGCGGCCTGTCGATCGCACTGGTGCTGATCGGTCATTTTTTCCCGGTGCCCGGAATCAATCTTGGCGTGCTGGGCGTCGAATTCTTCTTCGTGCTCAGCGGCCGGCTGATGGCCGAAATCCTGTTCATCGAGCGCTACCCGCTGAAGAAGTTCTTCAAACGCCGTTTCTCGCGCATCTACCCCGCACTTCTGGTCTTCGTCGTCATTGCCATGATCGCGCTGTCCGGCACGTTCATCGCCTTCAAATGGAAGGCGGCGCTGACGGCGCTGACATTCACCTACAATTACGCCGGAATTCTCGTCACCCGCGCCGGGGCGCTCGACCATATCTGGTCGCTCTGTGTCGAGGAGCACGCCTACATCATCCTGGCCTTGATCAGCGCGCTCGTCTCCAGCCGCAACCGCGTCATCCCCTTGCTGCTGACGCTGGCCCTGCTCGCCATGGTCAATGGCGCGGTGTCGTACTGGGTGTTCAAGCTGGACTACGAGGCCACTTACTGGCGCACCGACGTGCACATCGCCTCGATCCTGTTGTCGGCTTCGATCTGCCTGCTCAAGGCCGAGGGTCGGCTGCCGGCCTGGTTGAAGGGGCCCTATGTCGCTCTGGCGGCGGCGACCGCCGCGGTAATCCTGTTCATGGACCCTGTCCCGACGCCGATCCACTATCTCCTGGCGGTGCCGCTGCTGGCGCTGTCCGTCAATGCGCTCGACTTCAGCACCGCGATTTTTTCGAATTTGCTGTCGTCCTGGCCCATGGCGACGTTGGGCCTGTGGTCATACTCGCTCTATCTGTGGCAGCAGCCCTTCTACAAATTCGTCTATGAGCAAGGCATCAGCCCATGGCCGATGCTGGCCGCGGTCTTTGCCTGCGCGCTGTGCAGCTACTACCTTGTCGAGCGGCCGGCGCGTGAATGGCTGAACCGCAATTGGTGA
- a CDS encoding SRPBCC family protein, which translates to MPSNVFRFDESWDIPEGTPQQVWDVLSDAELLPLWWGDVYKEVVPLNGKGKRSVGSRARARARGALPYELNFIIEAAELEPGRLVVVKTYGDFDGLWRAELSPSGSGTHVQLTWQVTVERPILKFLAPLLRPAFAWNHRWTTPRGEAGLRRYLRLATTVPQRDEA; encoded by the coding sequence ATGCCAAGCAACGTCTTCCGCTTCGACGAAAGCTGGGACATTCCCGAGGGCACGCCGCAGCAAGTGTGGGATGTGCTCTCCGACGCCGAACTGCTGCCGCTGTGGTGGGGCGACGTCTACAAGGAAGTGGTGCCGCTCAACGGCAAGGGCAAGCGATCGGTCGGCTCACGGGCAAGGGCACGGGCGCGCGGCGCCCTGCCCTATGAGTTGAATTTCATCATCGAAGCCGCCGAACTCGAGCCCGGCCGGCTGGTCGTCGTGAAAACCTATGGCGATTTCGACGGGCTGTGGCGGGCTGAACTGTCGCCGTCGGGCAGCGGCACCCATGTCCAATTGACCTGGCAGGTCACGGTCGAGAGGCCGATCCTCAAATTCCTGGCGCCGCTGCTGCGGCCGGCTTTCGCATGGAATCACCGCTGGACGACGCCGCGCGGCGAAGCCGGCCTGCGGCGTTATCTCAGGCTCGCAACAACAGTGCCGCAGCGCGATGAGGCCTGA
- a CDS encoding GNAT family N-acetyltransferase, producing MSSPIDRIVQGDEADILALNNEHAAELSWLEAERLSFLLGEAFYARRIGDLEAFIMTFDQDANYDSPNFLWFCERYERFVYVDRVVVAAHARGRGHARRLYQDLFEHAGRAGHTLVTCEVNTDPPNPASDAFHAALGFTEVGHAVIHGGKKAVRYYVKQIVA from the coding sequence ATGAGCTCTCCGATAGATCGCATAGTGCAAGGCGACGAAGCGGACATACTGGCGCTCAACAACGAGCATGCCGCCGAACTGTCCTGGCTCGAAGCCGAACGGCTGTCGTTCCTGCTTGGCGAGGCGTTTTATGCGCGCCGCATCGGCGATCTCGAAGCCTTCATCATGACCTTCGACCAGGACGCCAACTACGACAGCCCGAATTTCCTCTGGTTTTGCGAGCGCTACGAACGCTTCGTCTATGTCGACCGCGTCGTCGTGGCGGCGCACGCAAGGGGCCGCGGCCATGCGCGCCGGCTCTATCAGGACCTGTTCGAACATGCAGGGCGCGCCGGCCACACGCTGGTCACCTGCGAGGTCAACACCGATCCGCCCAACCCCGCCTCGGACGCCTTCCACGCCGCGCTGGGCTTCACTGAGGTCGGCCACGCGGTGATCCATGGCGGCAAGAAAGCAGTGCGCTACTACGTCAAGCAGATCGTCGCCTGA
- a CDS encoding copper homeostasis protein CutC, with protein MDRPLTSQTRLPLIEICVEGIDGLLAAQAAGADRVELCASLVEGGITPSLGTVRAALDQATVPFHVMVRPRGGDFLYSETEYRSMLADVAALRDLGVPGLVFGCLNADGTIDEKRMGELTEAAGSLNVTCHRAFDMTRDPTQALEALIRCKVGRVLTSGQRDTAIEGLPLLADLVRQADDRIIILGCGGLDLGNIAEVRQKTGLAEMHFAALKDVPSAMHYRNPKVGMGGSDLDREYRNTLTDTSLVAATIAAAKA; from the coding sequence ATGGATCGCCCCTTGACCTCGCAAACCCGCCTGCCCCTCATCGAAATCTGTGTCGAAGGCATCGATGGCCTGCTCGCCGCGCAGGCTGCCGGCGCTGACCGGGTGGAACTCTGCGCCAGCCTGGTCGAGGGCGGCATCACGCCGAGCCTCGGCACGGTGCGCGCGGCGCTGGACCAGGCAACCGTGCCGTTCCATGTCATGGTGCGGCCGCGCGGCGGCGACTTTCTCTACAGCGAGACCGAATACCGCTCGATGCTCGCCGACGTCGCGGCACTGCGCGATCTCGGCGTGCCGGGCTTGGTGTTCGGTTGCCTGAACGCCGACGGCACCATCGACGAGAAGCGCATGGGCGAACTGACGGAAGCCGCCGGCTCCCTGAACGTCACCTGCCACCGCGCCTTCGACATGACACGCGATCCAACGCAAGCGCTGGAAGCGCTGATCCGCTGCAAGGTCGGTCGCGTGCTGACCAGCGGCCAGCGCGACACCGCCATCGAAGGCTTGCCCTTGCTGGCCGATCTGGTGCGGCAGGCCGACGACCGCATCATCATCCTCGGCTGCGGCGGGCTCGATCTCGGCAATATAGCCGAGGTGCGCCAAAAGACCGGGCTGGCCGAAATGCACTTCGCCGCGCTGAAGGATGTGCCGAGCGCCATGCACTACCGCAATCCCAAGGTCGGCATGGGCGGCTCCGATCTTGATCGCGAATACCGCAACACATTGACCGACACATCGCTGGTGGCGGCAACGATCGCGGCGGCCAAGGCATGA
- a CDS encoding carboxymuconolactone decarboxylase family protein, whose amino-acid sequence MQARLKNPVMLIPGALQALMALDKSTDAADVPYLTRKLVHLRASQINNCAVCVDMHARELKKAGEKDERIFALAAWRETPYFTEAERAALALAEAGTRLADRPDAVPDDVWDEAARHYDEKALAALVVQIALINAFNRLNATTRQMVGTWG is encoded by the coding sequence ATGCAAGCCAGGCTCAAGAATCCCGTGATGCTCATCCCAGGCGCCCTGCAGGCGCTGATGGCGCTGGACAAGTCGACCGACGCCGCCGACGTGCCCTATCTGACGCGCAAGCTCGTTCATCTGCGGGCGAGCCAGATCAACAACTGCGCCGTCTGCGTCGACATGCATGCGCGCGAACTCAAGAAGGCCGGCGAGAAAGACGAGCGCATCTTTGCACTCGCCGCATGGCGCGAGACGCCTTACTTCACCGAAGCCGAACGTGCCGCCCTGGCGCTGGCCGAGGCCGGCACGAGGCTCGCCGACCGGCCGGACGCCGTGCCGGATGATGTCTGGGACGAAGCTGCCCGGCACTATGATGAAAAGGCGCTGGCCGCGCTGGTTGTCCAGATCGCCCTGATCAACGCCTTCAACCGGCTGAACGCGACGACACGGCAGATGGTCGGCACCTGGGGCTGA
- a CDS encoding cupin domain-containing protein, which produces MRKILVSVLLAAAALYANCALALDSGSTPVVVTPLASRTTTASGQPITLPQKNVQVLVSTFDIAVGATLPVHRHPFPRYAYVEAGTLKVTNVETGNSNTYKTGDFIIEMIGQWHQATNIGDGPVKLLVIDQVEEGAKNTELRQ; this is translated from the coding sequence ATGCGCAAAATCCTGGTTTCGGTTCTGCTGGCCGCGGCAGCACTCTACGCGAATTGCGCTCTGGCCCTCGACAGCGGCAGCACGCCTGTCGTCGTCACCCCGCTCGCATCGCGCACCACCACCGCCTCCGGCCAGCCGATCACGCTGCCGCAGAAGAACGTGCAGGTTCTGGTGTCGACCTTTGACATAGCGGTGGGCGCGACCTTGCCGGTGCACCGACACCCCTTCCCGCGCTACGCCTATGTCGAGGCCGGAACGCTGAAGGTCACCAATGTCGAGACCGGCAACAGCAACACCTACAAAACGGGCGATTTCATCATCGAGATGATCGGGCAGTGGCATCAGGCGACCAATATCGGCGATGGCCCGGTCAAGCTCCTGGTCATCGACCAGGTCGAGGAAGGCGCGAAGAACACGGAATTGCGCCAGTAG
- a CDS encoding tyrosine-type recombinase/integrase — MPRENLTDNRLKALKPAASGQRYVIMDAQVPNMGVRVTDKAPLNGSKMKAGQVSFIYVARFGGAAQPARRALGEYDIMSLDAARTKAREWAALIDRGIDPKEKDAEEKRLAEAARRERENGASERRKKQFERVLARYIAARRRDGIRKVEEDRNDFKRECLPAWRGRAVGDIQSADVMAVLEKINKRGATRQALNMAQKIGTFFNWCVDDELISASPFRAKKVRTMIGEKTSRDRVLSDAEIAALWTATAAGDVYSAVYRLLLLTGQRLNDIAQASWSEIDLDRKTLTVPAARFKSGRDHVVPLTDDAIEIIGKLPRFKKCDWLCSLDGQGPVTIGHKVKMRIDAAMLAALREDNPEATVPAWVNHDIRRTVRTRLSELDVMDEVAEAVIGHVPTALVRTYNQSDRLKVKRDALTRWEGALASIVGEEKASNVVAMAGRASA; from the coding sequence ATGCCCCGCGAGAACCTGACAGACAACCGCCTGAAGGCTTTGAAGCCGGCCGCCTCTGGCCAGCGCTATGTGATCATGGATGCCCAGGTGCCGAACATGGGCGTCCGCGTCACCGACAAGGCGCCGCTCAATGGCTCAAAAATGAAGGCAGGACAGGTCAGCTTTATATACGTGGCCCGCTTCGGTGGGGCAGCGCAGCCGGCACGCCGGGCATTGGGTGAATACGACATCATGTCGCTCGACGCGGCGCGCACAAAGGCGAGGGAGTGGGCGGCGCTCATAGACAGGGGGATAGACCCCAAAGAAAAAGACGCTGAGGAAAAGCGTCTTGCCGAAGCTGCGCGGCGTGAGCGGGAGAATGGTGCGTCCGAGCGCCGTAAGAAGCAGTTCGAGCGCGTCTTGGCCCGATACATCGCCGCTCGCCGCCGTGACGGCATCCGCAAGGTTGAGGAAGACCGGAACGACTTCAAGCGCGAATGCCTGCCAGCATGGCGAGGGAGGGCGGTGGGAGACATTCAGAGCGCCGACGTGATGGCGGTGCTTGAGAAGATCAACAAGCGCGGAGCGACCCGCCAGGCCCTGAACATGGCGCAGAAGATCGGGACGTTCTTCAACTGGTGCGTTGATGACGAACTTATTTCCGCCTCGCCCTTCCGGGCAAAGAAGGTGCGCACCATGATCGGCGAAAAAACATCGCGGGACCGCGTTCTGTCGGATGCCGAGATCGCGGCACTCTGGACGGCAACCGCCGCAGGCGATGTTTACAGCGCCGTCTATCGCCTATTGTTGCTCACCGGCCAGCGGCTGAACGACATCGCACAGGCTTCATGGTCTGAAATCGATCTCGACCGCAAAACCTTGACCGTGCCGGCGGCTCGCTTCAAGTCCGGCCGCGATCATGTCGTTCCGCTCACTGATGACGCAATCGAGATCATTGGCAAGTTGCCGCGCTTCAAGAAATGCGACTGGCTTTGCTCGCTGGACGGGCAGGGGCCGGTGACGATCGGGCACAAGGTCAAGATGCGGATCGATGCCGCCATGCTTGCGGCACTGCGGGAAGACAATCCCGAGGCCACGGTGCCGGCATGGGTCAATCACGACATTCGCCGCACGGTGCGCACGAGACTTTCCGAACTCGACGTTATGGACGAAGTGGCCGAGGCCGTCATAGGGCATGTGCCTACGGCGCTTGTCAGGACGTACAACCAGTCCGACCGCCTGAAGGTGAAGCGGGACGCCCTGACGCGCTGGGAGGGCGCTCTGGCAAGCATCGTCGGCGAAGAGAAGGCTAGCAATGTGGTTGCGATGGCCGGGAGGGCCTCAGCATGA
- a CDS encoding helix-turn-helix transcriptional regulator encodes MPLIPLENLPEKGITYSTSYLDKLIKDDRFPKPVFLSPRRRAFLESEIDAWIKARVDKRDEVAA; translated from the coding sequence ATGCCACTCATCCCCCTCGAAAATCTGCCCGAGAAGGGTATCACCTACAGCACCAGCTATTTGGACAAGTTGATCAAGGACGATCGCTTTCCGAAGCCGGTCTTTCTCTCTCCTCGCCGCCGCGCCTTCCTCGAATCCGAAATCGACGCCTGGATAAAGGCCCGCGTCGATAAGCGTGACGAGGTGGCGGCATGA
- a CDS encoding phage upper tail fiber protein, whose amino-acid sequence MKTLPIGGNEVVSLPAYNVISITGGAGSIERLGNNPGDPSSGTITTFTADATVGPFPVWTRHMLRCTPSSHVSYDITPADFPAVDSAFERARVMSQAEYDALSPPEPATLYLIVG is encoded by the coding sequence ATGAAAACGCTACCCATCGGCGGCAATGAGGTCGTCAGCCTCCCAGCCTATAACGTGATTTCCATCACGGGCGGCGCCGGCTCTATCGAGCGCCTTGGCAACAATCCGGGCGATCCATCATCCGGGACGATAACGACGTTTACCGCCGATGCGACGGTCGGCCCGTTCCCGGTCTGGACAAGACACATGCTACGGTGCACCCCGTCCAGCCACGTCAGTTATGACATTACGCCTGCCGATTTCCCCGCGGTGGACTCAGCTTTCGAGCGCGCACGGGTGATGAGCCAGGCCGAATACGACGCTCTGTCGCCTCCCGAGCCGGCAACGCTCTATCTGATCGTAGGCTGA
- a CDS encoding zinc ribbon domain-containing protein — protein MALVACGECGREISDKAAQCIGCGAPVEAAADRVALPTVAQIQPDGTFIGTKALLVKLGAKAVLQIGWKLDTADEQTGIVTFTTGMSMGSWSGISGSIYMEDLGGNRFRPRGSAKQNVRGAQLIAPNLFNEAQSKVDKILERMKAIALAHDRLSAPDVLADRSDAKVRASGTIKDVSWTYFDDDFYIGERGSQRKRFANIDDLKAFFGL, from the coding sequence ATGGCACTTGTTGCTTGCGGGGAATGTGGTCGAGAGATTTCAGATAAGGCGGCGCAGTGCATAGGCTGTGGTGCGCCAGTTGAAGCGGCGGCAGATAGAGTGGCATTGCCGACAGTGGCTCAGATTCAACCAGACGGCACGTTTATCGGCACGAAGGCACTGCTTGTAAAGTTGGGTGCCAAAGCTGTGCTGCAGATCGGATGGAAGCTAGATACTGCAGATGAACAGACCGGCATCGTGACGTTCACCACAGGCATGTCGATGGGGTCTTGGTCGGGCATTTCTGGTTCGATCTACATGGAGGATCTTGGGGGCAATCGGTTCCGGCCGCGCGGATCGGCGAAACAGAACGTGCGCGGGGCTCAGTTGATTGCGCCAAACCTTTTCAACGAGGCTCAGAGCAAAGTCGACAAGATATTGGAGCGCATGAAGGCCATCGCCCTCGCGCACGACCGTCTATCAGCCCCAGATGTGCTTGCCGATCGCAGCGACGCGAAGGTTCGGGCTTCGGGTACGATCAAAGACGTAAGCTGGACATATTTCGACGACGACTTCTACATCGGCGAGAGGGGGAGCCAGCGCAAAAGGTTCGCGAATATTGATGATCTTAAGGCATTCTTTGGGTTATGA
- a CDS encoding DUF6338 family protein, with protein sequence MGFEVEDLGKVANGLALLVPGLLILYVRTQFLSGRAPSHTEALLSYVVVTVIYYAVVLPFFALIVHKDAGSLVIWLGWVSLIIIVPMVIGLLLGLGHQKKWYATACEWLGWEVVHSMPTAWDWKFAQRTEHWLIITLKDGTLFHGFYGRKSFASSDNDRDIYIEQIFSLGRGGRWIPMPNGLWVQTSEVSTIEFLDIDRTEEEND encoded by the coding sequence ATGGGGTTCGAGGTGGAAGACCTAGGTAAGGTCGCCAACGGCCTCGCCCTGCTCGTCCCGGGCCTTCTCATCCTATATGTCCGCACGCAGTTTCTCAGTGGCCGCGCCCCGTCTCACACTGAGGCACTCCTCTCGTACGTGGTAGTGACCGTCATCTATTATGCGGTGGTCCTGCCCTTCTTCGCCTTGATTGTTCACAAAGACGCCGGCTCGTTGGTGATCTGGCTTGGATGGGTCAGCCTCATAATTATCGTGCCAATGGTCATCGGTCTGCTGCTTGGCCTTGGACACCAGAAGAAATGGTATGCCACAGCCTGCGAATGGCTGGGCTGGGAGGTCGTTCACTCCATGCCGACAGCCTGGGACTGGAAGTTCGCCCAGCGGACAGAGCATTGGCTCATCATCACGTTGAAAGACGGCACTCTCTTCCATGGTTTTTACGGGCGAAAGTCGTTCGCCTCTTCTGACAACGACCGCGACATTTACATCGAGCAAATATTCAGCCTTGGCAGAGGCGGCAGATGGATTCCAATGCCAAATGGCCTTTGGGTCCAGACATCAGAAGTGAGCACTATTGAGTTCTTGGACATTGATCGAACAGAGGAAGAAAATGACTGA
- a CDS encoding protein-L-isoaspartate O-methyltransferase family protein, giving the protein MSADFSELRVKMVDGQVRTTDVTSAPLLEAMLTVPREVFVGDRQRDLAYIDEDIRIGDGAGGARYLMEASPLAKLMQLAEINATDSALDVGCGTGYASAILSRLARSVVALESDSALAQTAASTLSGLGCGNVTVVEGALAQGHAAKAPYDVIFIGGSVEKVPAPLLDQLAEGGRLVAVEGRGNSGVARLFFKAGGVVTGRRAFNAAIKPLPGFEREHAFEF; this is encoded by the coding sequence ATGAGCGCTGATTTCTCCGAGCTACGCGTCAAGATGGTCGACGGTCAGGTCCGCACCACCGACGTGACCAGCGCCCCGCTGCTGGAGGCCATGCTCACCGTGCCGCGCGAGGTTTTTGTCGGCGACCGCCAGCGCGATCTCGCCTATATCGACGAGGACATCCGCATTGGCGACGGCGCCGGTGGCGCGCGCTATCTGATGGAAGCGTCGCCGCTGGCCAAGCTGATGCAACTGGCCGAGATCAATGCGACCGATTCGGCGCTCGATGTCGGCTGTGGCACAGGCTACGCCTCGGCCATCCTGTCGCGGCTGGCGAGGTCGGTCGTGGCGCTCGAAAGCGATTCGGCGCTGGCGCAAACCGCGGCATCGACCCTTTCCGGCCTTGGCTGCGGCAATGTGACCGTGGTCGAGGGCGCGCTGGCGCAGGGGCATGCTGCCAAGGCACCCTATGACGTCATCTTCATCGGCGGCAGTGTCGAGAAAGTGCCGGCGCCGCTGCTCGATCAGCTCGCCGAAGGCGGCCGACTCGTCGCGGTCGAAGGGCGGGGCAATTCCGGCGTGGCGCGACTTTTCTTCAAGGCTGGGGGGGTTGTAACCGGGAGACGGGCATTTAATGCGGCAATTAAGCCACTACCGGGATTCGAACGTGAGCATGCTTTCGAATTCTGA
- a CDS encoding TolC family outer membrane protein — MPSVSKTLFAAVLVSATALSPITASAETIIGALAKAYQYNSTLNSSRAGVRVTDEGVAIAKSTGRPSITGSASIDYTNTRRANGGGNSKLTSGSYGIQINQSLFDGFQTRNNVAAAESQVKASVETLRNTEENTLFSAATAYMDVIRDRQIAVLTEQNLQFLTEQARAARSRFEVGEGTRTDVAQADASRASAVASLSAARAQALASAATYHQVVGDEPGKLKPASPLGKLLPSSLDAAIAIGANEHPAILATQHLVDAAAFSVKSAEGALLPQLTASAGISENYRNGIPDQTGSNGNSTSANVGATLTIPIYSGGRTPALVRQSKESLGQARIQVDVSRDQVRQAVATAWSQYTAAQQSVSANKQVIDAAQLALNGVIEERNVGQRTTLDVLNAQAAVITAKINQANSEHDVVVASYAILSAMGRLSVDRLGLPVTKYKPEEHYNAVKDKWFGLRTPDGR, encoded by the coding sequence GTGCCGTCTGTATCCAAGACCCTTTTTGCCGCCGTCCTCGTCTCCGCGACCGCGCTGTCCCCAATAACCGCATCGGCGGAAACCATCATCGGCGCGCTCGCCAAGGCCTATCAATACAATTCCACGCTGAATTCATCCCGCGCCGGTGTGCGCGTCACCGACGAAGGCGTGGCCATTGCCAAGTCGACCGGGCGCCCGTCAATCACGGGATCCGCCAGCATCGACTATACAAACACGCGCCGGGCCAATGGCGGTGGCAACTCGAAGCTGACGTCCGGCAGCTACGGCATTCAGATCAACCAGTCGCTGTTTGACGGCTTTCAGACCAGAAACAACGTGGCGGCGGCCGAATCCCAGGTCAAGGCGTCGGTCGAAACCCTGCGCAACACCGAAGAGAATACGCTGTTCAGCGCGGCGACGGCCTATATGGACGTGATCCGGGACCGGCAGATCGCTGTGCTGACCGAGCAGAACCTGCAGTTCCTGACCGAGCAGGCGCGTGCGGCAAGGTCACGTTTCGAAGTTGGCGAAGGCACCCGCACCGACGTCGCGCAGGCCGATGCGTCGCGCGCCTCGGCTGTGGCCTCGCTGAGTGCCGCCCGCGCGCAGGCGCTGGCCAGCGCCGCGACCTATCATCAGGTCGTCGGCGACGAGCCGGGCAAGCTCAAGCCGGCTTCGCCATTGGGTAAACTCTTGCCGTCGAGCCTCGATGCGGCGATCGCGATCGGGGCGAATGAACATCCGGCCATTCTCGCCACGCAGCATCTCGTTGACGCGGCAGCGTTCTCGGTGAAGTCGGCGGAAGGCGCGCTGTTGCCGCAACTGACGGCGTCGGCCGGCATTTCGGAAAACTATCGCAACGGCATTCCGGACCAGACAGGTTCCAATGGCAATTCGACCTCGGCCAATGTCGGCGCGACACTGACCATTCCGATCTATTCGGGCGGCCGGACCCCGGCGCTCGTGCGCCAGAGCAAGGAATCGCTTGGCCAGGCCCGCATCCAGGTCGACGTCAGCCGGGACCAGGTGCGCCAGGCCGTTGCCACCGCGTGGTCGCAATATACCGCCGCGCAGCAGAGCGTCTCGGCCAACAAGCAGGTGATCGACGCCGCGCAACTGGCGCTGAACGGCGTCATCGAAGAACGCAATGTCGGCCAGCGCACGACGCTCGACGTGCTCAACGCGCAGGCCGCCGTCATCACGGCCAAGATCAACCAGGCCAATTCCGAACACGATGTGGTCGTGGCAAGCTATGCCATCCTGTCGGCGATGGGTCGCCTCTCGGTCGACCGGCTCGGTTTGCCGGTAACCAAGTACAAGCCCGAAGAGCATTATAACGCCGTCAAGGACAAGTGGTTCGGTCTGCGCACGCCGGACGGCCGCTAG